The proteins below are encoded in one region of Pseudophryne corroboree isolate aPseCor3 chromosome 8, aPseCor3.hap2, whole genome shotgun sequence:
- the LOC134948014 gene encoding uncharacterized protein LOC134948014 — MWKYCSAKKPAAKKPAARRQQPRRSIFFLHVWTGFAFRRMSREKRQRPNPSPVSSNPGSDEEWQPEPRQTSGSMHHQQTQGNNEDTDTSEAELLGHRSAKTHPSEKMKIWRKIADNVTAVSGVVREVDVCKKRYSNCRRCTKKKMAKEHNYKKGTGGGPPLDITWLPWEEKIMHRMNPAMIQGLPASIDSSISRPAISTGNNSNQTTNFYCLSFNIFLGHYYQKNTDIRESMERHQGPSTSGTAHRHSRPSVSSQAQSGIHEKTYMESQQGRPSKKIRTAEVEKRAKSHHPKQTRMASMVSRIHSEEDPIETHRPRQVQVSGSGSRQATASKSSKSQGESQLLSKLAEKMASAAGTSTKKTSKSQGRLTMSQLTSEDVRRNEKAVKNIQADQTPVNLIRKKISEKLTPSHILESSSAAILAKTQDPQPTAEDLISTSPSSPINEPFQEPEQESTRLSDVHTNTSEELIDSATSITAAFSHEEDVEPLDVSDRTQVSSPIESQFQVLEDIRTGLSTGTTERVNDIARQMENRQETFRVTVDHRLLKMDETLGRFSEYLRDVTTSTSAVLQGIESKIGTMIIALNKLVDNTSCQGNSLQIMQTSHSQTAANTSLIATQLQTMNTIMLKMLAALSQGQHHPAIQESSQTFPGFGQEGQLHGLDSGDVHPQMPTCPSPAPPDSATTPGPYTQQQNPDESNC, encoded by the exons GCCAAGAAGCCAGCAGCAAGAAGACAGCAGCCAAGAAGAAGCATATTTTTCTTGCATGTTTGGACTGGTTTTG CGTTTAGAAGAATGTCACGTGAAAAGAGACAGAGGCCAAACCCTTCTCCAGTGTCTTCAAATCCTGGTAGTGATGAGGAGTGGCAGCCTGAGCCAAGACAGACTTCAGGGTCTATGCATCATCAACAGACacag GGAAATAATGAGGATACTGACACCTCTGAGGCTGAG cttttaggTCATCGCTCTGCTAAAACTCATCCGAGTGAAAAGATGAAAATTTGGCGGAAAATTGCAGATAATGTTACTGCAGTTTCTGGTGTAGTCAGAGAAGTAGATGTATGTAAAAAAAGATACAGTAATTGCAGGAGATGCACCAAGAAAAAAATGGCTAAAGAGCATAATTATAAAAAAGGTACAGGTGGAGGACCGCCGTTGGACATAACTTGGCTGCCCTGGGAAGAAAAAATCATGCATAGAATGAATCCGGCTATGATTCAAGGCTTGCCAGCAAGCATAGATAGCAGCATTTCCAGGCCTGCTATAAGCACAGGTAATAATTCTAACCAAACCACCAATTTTTATTGTCTTTCATTTAACATTTTTTTGGGTCATTATTATCAAAAAAATACAGATATAAGAGAATCGATGGAAAGACATCAAGGTCCATCAACAAGTGGTACTGCTCACAGACACTCTCGGCCTTCAGTCTCAAGTCAGGCACAAA GTGGAATTCATGAAAAAACTTATATGGAAAGTCAACAAGGAAGACCAAGCAAAAAAATACGCACTGCAGAAGTAGAAAAAAGGGCAAAATCCCATCACCCTAAACAAACCAGGATGGCATCAATGGTCAGCAGAATACACAGTGAAGAAG ATCCCATTGAAACTCATCGACCAAGACAAGTTCAGGTATCTGGTAGCGGGAGTAGACAAGCCACAGCTTCAAAATCTTCAAAAAGTCAAG GAGAATCACAGCTTTTAAGTAAACTCGCTGAAAAAATGGCATCAGCTGCTGGAACATCTACCAAAAAGACAAGTAAAAGTCAAG GTAGATTGACCATGAGTCAACTGACAAGTGAGGATGTGAGAAGAAATGAAAAAGCTGTAAAAAACATCCAAGCAGATCAGACACCAGTAAATTTAATTCGTAAAAAAATTTCTGAAAAATTGACACCCTCACATATTCTGGAAAGCAGCTCCGCTGCCATATTGGCGAAAACCCAGGACCCACAGCCCACTGCAGAAG ATTTAATTTCCACTTCTCCTTCAAGCCCAATAAATGAGCCATTTCAGGAACCAGAACAAGAGAGTACAAGATTATCTGACGTACATACCAACACATCAGAGGAGCTGATTGATTCTGCCACATCAATTACTGCTGCATTTTCCCATGAGGAAGATGTCGAACCTTTAGATGTATCTGATAGGACACAAGTTTCATCTCCTATAG aaaGTCAATTTCAAGTGTTGGAGGATATACGAACAGGTCTTTCAACAGGGACTACTGAACGTGTGAATGACATTGCGAGACAAATGGAGAACAGACAAGAAACCTTCCGTGTAACTGTAGATCACCGTCTCCTAAAGATGGACGAAACACTGGGACGTTTCTCTGAATATCTAAGAGACGTGACAACCTCCACTTCTGCCGTGTTACAGGGCATAGAGTCCAAAATAGGTACCATGATTATTGCCTTAAACAAACTTGTGGACAACACTTCGTGTCAGGGAAACAGCCTACAAATCATGCAGACCAGCCATAGCCAAACTGCAGCAAATACATCTCTAATAGCTACACAACTCCAAACTATGAATACTATTATGTTGAAGATGTTGGCTGCTTTGAGTCAGGGACAACACCATCCTGCCATTCAAGAATCATCTCAAACATTTCCAGGTTTTGGACAAGAGGGACAATTACATGGATTGGACTCTGGTGATGTCCATCCGCAAATGCCAACATGTCCTAGTCCTGCTCCTCCTGATAGTGCAACCACACCAGGACCATACACGCAACAACAAAATCCAGATGAATCAAATTGTTAA